Genomic segment of Saccharomyces cerevisiae S288C chromosome XV, complete sequence:
AAAGGCTGTGGTTGATCACATCAACGGCTCTGGCAAAAGGAAGCCTACAAAAGCGGCTCAAAGGGCTCGCGATCAAGATTCCATTGACATTTCCATAAAAGACAACAAATTGGTTATGAAGAGTAAATTCAATAAGAGCAATAGGTCGTATTCGATAGCGTTGTCCAATGTAGCTGCTATATTCAAGGGTATCGGTGGTAACTTTAAAGACTTGTCCACTTTGGTTCATTCATCATCGCCGTCCACATCTTCTAATATGGATGTCGGCAacccaagaaaaagaaaagccaGCGTATTAGAAATAAGCCCGCAAGATTCGATAGCCTCGGTGCTATCACCAGATTCAAATATAATGAGTgattctaaaaaaattaaagtaGATTCTCCTGATGACCCATTCATGACAAAATCAGGAGCCACAACTAgtgaaaaacaagaagtAACAAATGAAGCTCCATTTTTAACTTCTGGGACTAGTTCAGAACAATTCAATGTATGGGATTGGAATAATTGGACAAGTGCTACTTGAACATTTGAAGTTTCCATACTTTTGATACTTTTGAAGTTACTTCGTTTGGTGTTATGGTCACCaacatcttttttttctccttctttCAAACTCTTTTTTAACtccagaaaagaaattctttaTTTCACAAAAATTTCTCCCCACTTTTaatgtaatttttctttatataatatatatatatatatacatgaGTATCAATACAATATAACCTAATCTAGCTTTTTATCCAATGGACTTGACTATCATCAGTACTAGAAAGTGTCATTTCCATCAGTACGCTTTTTTGGCCGGGTTAGCTAGTGCTGACAAATAGTTGAACCTTCTTGAATTATCTAAATGTCTCCCAAATCAACCACATCCATATACGATCCTCCAAAGGTAGCAAAGTGCCACTTCAAGCAATTATAGGAAGAAAGCACTACTCCTATAAAATATGGCACACTATCCACCTTCCAAGGATCAATTGAATGAATTGATCCAGGAAGTTAACCAATGGGCTATCACTAATGGATTATCCATGTATCCTCCTAAATTCGAGGAGAACCCATCAAATGCATCGGTGTCACCAGTAACTATCTATCCAACCCCAATTCCTAGGAAATGTTTTGATGAGGCCGTTCAAATACAACCGGTATTCAATGAATTATACGCCCGTATTACCCAAGATATGGCCCAACCTGATTCTTATTTACATAAAACAACTGAAGCGTTAGCTCTATCAGATTCCGAGTTTACTGGAAAACTGTGGTCTCTATACCTTGCTACCTTAAAATCTGCACAGTACAAAAAGCAGAATTTTAGGCTAGGTATATTTAGATCAGATTATTTGATtgataagaaaaagggTACTGAACAGATTAAGCAAGTCGAGTTTAATACAGTGTCAGTGTCATTTGCAGGCCTTAGCGAGAAAGTTGATAGATTGCACTCTTATTTAAATAGGGCAAACAAGTACGATCCTAAAGGACCAATTTATAATGATCAAAATATGGTCATTTCTGATTCAGGATACCTTTTGTCTAAGGCATTGGCCAAAGCTGTGGAATCGTATAAGTCACAACAAAGTTCTTCTACAACTAGTGATCCTATTGTCGCATTCATTGTGCAAAGAAACGAGAGAAATGTGTTTGATCAAAAGGTCTTGGAATTGAATCTGTTGGAAAAATTCGGTACCAAATCTGTTAGGTTGACGTTTGATGATGTTAACGATAAATTGTTCATTGATGATAAAACGGGAAAGCTTTTCATTAGGGACACAGAGCAGGAAATAGCGGTGGTTTATTACAGAACGGGTTACACAACCACTGATTACACGTCCGAAAAGGACTGGGAGGCAAGACTATTCCTC
This window contains:
- the GSH2 gene encoding glutathione synthase (Glutathione synthetase; catalyzes the ATP-dependent synthesis of glutathione (GSH) from gamma-glutamylcysteine and glycine; induced by oxidative stress and heat shock); its protein translation is MAHYPPSKDQLNELIQEVNQWAITNGLSMYPPKFEENPSNASVSPVTIYPTPIPRKCFDEAVQIQPVFNELYARITQDMAQPDSYLHKTTEALALSDSEFTGKLWSLYLATLKSAQYKKQNFRLGIFRSDYLIDKKKGTEQIKQVEFNTVSVSFAGLSEKVDRLHSYLNRANKYDPKGPIYNDQNMVISDSGYLLSKALAKAVESYKSQQSSSTTSDPIVAFIVQRNERNVFDQKVLELNLLEKFGTKSVRLTFDDVNDKLFIDDKTGKLFIRDTEQEIAVVYYRTGYTTTDYTSEKDWEARLFLEKSFAIKAPDLLTQLSGSKKIQQLLTDEGVLGKYISDAEKKSSLLKTFVKIYPLDDTKLGREGKRLALSEPSKYVLKPQREGGGNNVYKENIPNFLKGIEERHWDAYILMELIEPELNENNIILRDNKSYNEPIISELGIYGCVLFNDEQVLSNEFSGSLLRSKFNTSNEGGVAAGFGCLDSIILY